A segment of the Acidobacteriota bacterium genome:
GGTGGATCAAGGGCTCCTGGAGGTCCAACCGGGCATCGGCACCATCGTCGGCCGGTTGCCGGAGGCGACCCCGCGGGAACGCTCGGCGCTGCTGGAGGACGAGGTCGAGCAGGTGGTGGTGGAGGCCAGAAGGTTGTCCCTGACTCGGGACCAGCTCGTCCGAGCGGTCGAGGACCAGTGGGAACGGCTCTCGAATGCCGGGAATCAGAGGAAGCAGAAGGAGGGGTGACATGAACGCCGTCATCGAGACTCAAGGACTGACCCGCCGATTTCGGAAAACCGTTGCCGTCAATGACCTCTCTCTGGAGGTTC
Coding sequences within it:
- a CDS encoding GntR family transcriptional regulator; this translates as MLPFTVRLRTGVSVYRQLVYAVQKAVVSGQLLPGDRFPSVRNLSQELRINPNTAQKVVRRLVDQGLLEVQPGIGTIVGRLPEATPRERSALLEDEVEQVVVEARRLSLTRDQLVRAVEDQWERLSNAGNQRKQKEG